One Pseudomonas sp. MM213 genomic window, AACTGTCGACGTACTTCACCGAGCTCAACGAATCGCCGTGGCGCGAATGCTACCGGCCGAATTTCTTCGTCAATACGCCAGACATCAACCCGGCGTTTCTGCATGAGTCGGGGCGCGCCGGTTTTCTCATCCGTGCGGCGCTGGCGACTATGGGCTCCGGGTTGTGGGGCATGTATTCCGGGTTCGAACTCTGCGAAGCCGCGCCTGTGCCGGGGAAGGAGGAATACCTCGATTCCGAGAAGTACGAGATTCGCCCAAGGGACTTCAATGCGCCCGGCAACATCATCGCCGAGATCGCGCAGCTCAATCGCATTCGTCGGCAAAACCCGGCGCTGCACACGCATTTGGGGCTAAGGGTCTACAACGCCTGGAATGACAACATTCTGTATTTCGGCAAGCGCAGCGCCGATGGCAGCAATTTCATTCTGGTGGCCGTCAGCCTCGATCCGCACAACGTTCAGGAAGCGAATTTCGAATTGCCGCTGTGGGAAATGGGTTTGTCCGACGACGCCAGCACCCAGGGTGAGGATTTGATGAACGGGCATCGCTGGACCTGGCACGGCAAGTACCAGTTCATGCGGATCGACCCGGCGCATCAGCCGTTCGGGATCTGGCGCATCACCGTCTAAACGCAGGACCTGTAGGAGCCGGCTTGCTGGCGATAGCGCAATTGCATTCAACACTTTCGTTGACTGGCCCGCCGCCATCGCCAGCAAGCCGGCTCCTACAAGGGAAATCATTGCGTCGGAGGACTGTGTACGGCCCAGCGACCTTCTCGAACTCAACAGGAGTTTCAAATGGCGAAGAAACCCAAGGCAGCCACGTTTATCAAGGACCCGCTCTGGTACAAGGATGCGGTGATCTACCAGGTTCACGTTAAGTCTTTTTTCGACTCCAACAACGACGGGATCGGCGACTTTCCCGGCCTTATCGCCAAACTCGATTACATTGCCGACCTAGGCGTCAACACCATCTGGCTGTTGCCGTTTTATCCCTCGCCACGACGCGATGACGGTTACGATATTGCCGAATACCGCGGCGTGCACCCCGATTACGGCACCATGGCCGACGCCAAACGCTTTATCTCTGAAGCGCACAAACGTGGCTTGCGGGTGATTACCGAACTGGTCATCAACCACACCTCGGACCAGCACGCGTGGTTCCAGCGTGCGCGCAAAGCCAAGCCTGGCTCGGCCGCGCGGGACTTTTATGTCTGGTCCGATGACGATCAAAAATACGACGGCACCCGCATCATTTTTCTCGACACCGAGAAATCCAACTGGACCTGGGACCCGGTCGCCGGTCAGTACTTCTGGCACCGCTTCTACTCCCACCAGCCGGACCTGAACTTCGATAACCCGCAGGTCATGAAAGCCGTGCTCTCGGTCATGCGCTATTGGCTGGACATGGGCATCGACGGTTTGCGTCTGGATGCGATTCCGTACCTCATCGAGCGCGACGGCACCAACAACGAAAACCTGCCCGAGACCCACGATGTCCTCAAGCAGATCCGTGCCGAAATCGACGCCAATTATCCCGACCGCATGCTGCTGGCCGAGGCCAACCAATGGCCGGAAGACACCCAGTTGTACTTCGGCGACACCGATACAAAAGGCCTGAACGGCGACGAATGCCACATGGCCTTTCACTTCCCGTTGATGCCGCGGATGTACATGGCGCTGGCCCAGGAAGACCGTTTCCCGATCACCGACATTCTGCGTCAGACCCCGGAAATTCCGGCCAACTGTCAGTGGGCGATTTTCCTGCGCAACCACGATGAGCTGACCCTGGAAATGGTCACCGACAAGGAGCGCGATTACCTGTGGAATTACTACGCCGCCGACCGTCGCGCGCGGATCAACCTGGGGATTCGCCGTCGCCTCGCACCGCTGATGGAGCGTGATCGTCGTCGCGTGGAATTGCTCAATAGCCTGTTGCTGTCGATGCCCGGCACACCGACGCTGTATTACGGCGATGAAATCGGCATGGGCGACAACATCTACCTCGGCGACCGCGATGGCGTGCGCACGCCGATGCAATGGTCGATCGACCGTAACGGCGGGTTCTCCCGCGCCGACCCGGCGAGCCTGGTGCTGCCGCCGATCATGGACCCGCAATACGGCTACCTGTCGGTCAACGTCGAAACCCAGGCCGGCGACCCGCATTCGCTGCTGAACTGGACTCGCCGCATGCTCGCGGTGCGCAAACAGTCCAAGGCCTTCGGTCGTGGCACCCTGAAAATGCTGTCGCCGAGCAACCGCCGGATTCTGGCCTACACCCGTGAATTCACCGGGGCCGACGGCAAGCACGAAATCATCCTGTGCGTAGCCAACGTGTCCCGCAGCGCGCAAGCGGCAGAGCTCGACCTGTCGGCCTACGTCGGCATGGTGCCGGTGGAGATGCTCGGCGGGAATGCGTTCCCGCCGATTGGGCAATTGAATTTCCTCCTGACCCTGGCACCGTACGGTTTCTATTGGTTTGTGCTGGCGGCAGAAAACCAGATGCCGAGCTGGCACGTCGAACCGGCGCAAAGCCTGCCGGACTTCACCACGCTGGTGCTGAAAAAACGCATGGAGGAACTGCTCGAAGCGCCGTCCCGTGGCACGCTGGAGCAGAGCATCTTGCCAAGCTGGTTGCAGAACCGGCGCTGGTTCGCCGGCAAGGACGCAGCCATCGACAAGGTCAACCTGGCCTACGGCGTGCGTTTTGGAGATGCGCAGCATCCGGTGCTGTTGAGTGAAATCGAAGTCACCAGCGGCGACCAGACCAGTCGTTACCAGTTGCCGTTCGGCTTCATTGCGGACGATCAGGTCGGGCCGGCATTGCCGCAGCAGCTGGCGTTGTCGCGGGTGCGACGCGGACCGCAGGTGGGTTTGATCACCGATGCCTTCAGCCTCGAACACTTCATCCGCGCCGTGCTGTCAGCCATGCAGGACAACACGGTGTTGCCTTCCGATGGCGGCGAAATCCGTTTCGAGCCGACTGCCGCACTGGCCGGCCTGGGGCTGACGGCGGATTCGGAAGTGCGTTACCTGTCCGCCGAGCAGTCCAACAGTTCGGTGGTAGTGGGCAAAACCATGGTGCTGAAGCTGATCCGCAAGATCGCCTCGGGCGTGCACCCGGAACTGGAAATGAGCGCGTACCTGACCAACGCAGGCTTTGCCAATATCTCGCCGCTGCTGGGTTCGGTGGTTCGCCGCGACGCCAAGGGCGAAGACAATCTGCTGATGATCGCCCAAGGCTATTTGAGCAATCAGGGCGATGCGTGGGAATGGACGCAGAACAACCTCGAACGGGCGCTGCGCGATGAGCTGGCCGACGCCATGTCCGAGCAGGAGCAGCATTACAACGCCCTCGGCGAGTTGAAAGACTTCGCCGCAATGCTCGGCCAGCGCCTGGGCGAAATGCACCTGGTGCTGGCGGCGTCTACCGACGACCCGGACTTCGCCCCGCACGTCACCACGCAAAAAGACGCCCTGGCCTCGGCCAAGGATGTCGCGGCGCAACTGGAGCACGCGCTGAAGTTGCTCAAACAGCATCAAAGCGAACTGAACCCGGCGGACAAAACCCTGGTCAGCCGTTTACTGGACAACAAAAAAGCCATCCTCGCCCACGTCCAGGAACTGGGTAAAAAAGCAGTCGGTGGTCTGCGGATTCGCGTCCACGGCGACTTGCACCTCGGGCAGGTGCTGGTGATCAAGGGTGATGCGTACCTGATCGACTTCGAAGGCGAACCGGCACGGCCACTGGCCGAACGTCGCGGCAAACACAGCCCCTACAAAGATGTCAGCGGCGTGTTGCGTTCCTTCGACTACGCTGCGGCGATGACGATCAACGTGCACAACGCCGATCAGACCTCCGATGTGCAGGCGGCTCGCCAGCGCGTTGCCGATCGCTATTTAAGTGAAGCGCGACAGGCATTTGTCGACGCTTATCGGCTGGCGGCAGCTAGTCTTGCTCATGCGTGGCAAGATCCGGAAGGCGAGGACGCCGCGCTGGCGTTGTTCGGTCTGGAGAAAGCGGCGTATGAGGTGGCCTATGAGGCAGAGAATCGGCCCACCTGGTTGCCCGTGCCGTTGCACGGTTTATATGGATTATTGAGTGGGCTTAAACCCTTTTCCGATCTTGGTGGAGAGTAGTCATGAGTTTCTCGAACAAGGAACAGGGTCACGCTAGAGAGGCGTTACTGCCCAGATCCCGGGACATTGATGCGCTGGTACGCGCTGAACATCACGACCCCTTTGCAATCCTCGGCCCCCATGGCGATGGCGCTGGCGGGCAATTTATTCGGGCTTATCTGCCTGACGCGCTGAGCGTGCAGGTGCTGGCCAAGGACTCCGGTGAAGAACTCGGCAGCCTTGAAGCCACCCAGACGCCCGGGTTGTTTGTCGGGCATTTCGAGCACGCGCAGCCGTATGTGCTGCGCACCCGTTGGGCCGGTGGCGAACAGGTGTCCGAGGACCCTTACAGCTTCGGCCCGTTGCTCGGTGAAATGGACTTGTACCTGTTCGCCGAGGGCAATCACCGCGACTTGAGCAGTTGCCTCGGTGCGCAGCTGAAAAACGTCGACGGTGTCGACGGCGTGCGTTTTGCCGTGTGGGCACCCAACGCCAGACGGGTGTCGGTGGTCGGCGATTTCAATAACTGGGATGGCCGCCGGCACCCGATGCGCTCGCGTCACCCGACCGGTGTCTGGGAAGTGTTCATCCCGCGCATGCAAGCAGGCGAGGCTTACAAGTACGAGATCCTCGGTGCCCACGGCATTCTGCCGCTCAAGGCCGATCCGATGGCCCTGGCCACCGCGCTGCCGCCGGACACCGCATCGAAAGTCGCCTCACCGCTGAGCATCGAGTGGCAGGATCACGCGTGGATGCAGGCACGCGTCGAGCGTTCACAGCCGAGCGCGCCGCTGTCGATCTACGAATTGCACGCCGGCTCCTGGCAGTGCGAACTGGACGATCTGGGCGAAGTCGCGCGTCAGTACACCTGGCACGAACTGGGTGAACGGTTGATCCCGTACGTGAAAGATCTGGGCTTCACCCACATTGAGCTGATGCCGATCATGGAGCACCCGTTCGGCGGTTCGTGGGGCTATCAACTGCTCTCGCAATTCGCCCCGAGTGCGCGCTACGGTTCACCGGATGACTTCGCCGCGTTCGTCAACGCCTGTCACCTGGCCGACATCGGCGTCATCCTCGATTGGGTGCCGGCGCATTTCCCGACCGATGTCCACGGCCTGGCGCAATTCGACGGCACCGCGCTGTACGAATACGGCAACCCGCTGGAAGGTTTCCACCAGGATTGGGACACGCTGATCTACAACCTCGGACGCACCGAAGTGCACGGCTACATGCTGGCGTCGGGGCTGCACTGGCTCAAGCATTTCCATGTCGATGGCCTGCGCGTCGACGCGGTGGCATCGATGCTGTATCGCGATTACTCGCGCAAGGCCGGCGAATGGGTGCCGAACCGTCACGGCGGGCGGGAGAACCTTGAAGCGATCGACTTCCTGCGCCACCTCAACGACGTGGTCAACCTCGAAGCCCCTGGCGCGCTGGTGATCGCCGAAGAATCCACCGCGTGGCCAGGCGTGAGCCAGAGCACGCAACAGGGCGGCCTGGGTTTCGATTACAAATGGAACATGGGCTGGATGCACGATTCGCTGCATTACATCCAGCAGGATCCGGTGTACCGCGCGCATCATCACAACGAACTGAGTTTCGGCCTGGTATACGCCTGGTCCGAGCGCTTCATCCTGCCGATCTCCCATGACGAAGTGGTCCACGGCAAACACTCGCTGATCGACAAAATGCCCGGCGACCGCTGGCAGAAATTCGCCAACTTGCGTGCGTACCTGAGCTTCATGTGGGCGCATCCGGGCAAGAAACTGTTGTTCATGGGCTGCGAGTTTGGCCAGTGGCGCGAGTGGGATCATGATCAGCAGCTGGATTGGTACTTGCTGCAGTACCCGGAACACCAAGGTGTGAAGACATTGGTCGGTGACCTGAATCGGCTGTACCGCGAAGAACCGGCGCTGCATGAGCAGGACGACGTGCCGCAAGGGTTCCAGTGGCTGATTGGCGATGACGCGATCAACAGCGTTTACGCGTTCCTGCGCTGGAGCAAGGATGGTCGGCCGGTGCTGGTGGTGGCCAACTTTACGCCGGTGCCGCGCCAGGCTTATCGCATTGGCGTGCCGTTTGCGGGGCGCTGGACTGAGGTGATCAACAGTGACGCGGCGACGTATGCCGGGTCGAATTACGGGAACAGCGGCGGGACGTCTACCGAGGAAGAGGCGAGCCATGGGCAGGCGCTTTCGCTGGTGCTGAATTTGCCGCCGTTGGCGGTGTTGATGTTGCGGCCGGAGGGGTAGGCAGCGTAAAAAGTCAGGGTGCCGGCCCCAGATATGTTTCTGGAGTCGGGCGCCTATTATTTTATAGTGATAGGGATTCCGGGGTTTGCGATTTTTATTCTTTCAGCTGCTTCCTGAAGAAAGTCTGGAAGTATCGGTTTTCCATCTGATAGCCGTATATCTTGCTGTGGCAGTATAAATATTTCTTCTACTGAAATGTCCCCCGTATTTGGGAAACCTGGATGTATTGAGACATCCTTTCGTCCCACAATCAAAACCTCATTCCAATCGTCGCCGTACTCTCTTTGATCTTTGATGAGCTGCTCTGGAGAAACAATTGAGTAGTAAGTGTTTAGTTCTGATTTTTCTCCCTTTAATTTTGTTTGTCCGTCATGAAATGCTTTGGCAAGACTGCCTTTTTCTTCGATGGTCTTTGCGTTTCGGCCCGTTTGATTAGGAAATCCGTTATCGAACGGAATGGTCCCTATGATGTTTGCTGCTGGCACTCTAAGTTTAAAAGCAATTTCCCCGAAAGTTATTTTTTCAGATTGACTGTAATGCTCCAGTGTGTTTTCTGGTATGTCAAAGGTCATGCCGTCGAATCCACTAAGTTGTGTTTTAAGGCTTCTTGTATAGGTGGCTGTGCTTCGATCGCTAAGCCTTATTAAGCTAGTGCTTATAATATCCCAGTTTGAAAATAATGATGCTGCACTCTGTGAAAGTAACTCGCTGTTTTCGTGTGATTTGAGATCTAGTTTTAATGTGTGAACCAATAATAACTCGTCAGGAATATTTTTCCACTTCTCTAGGTTTTTAAGATTTTCTGCGTGGAATTGTTGCTTTTTAATCTGCATGGCTGCCAATTTGTTTTTTGCGCTTGTTATGTTTTTACATTTTTTTGGCGAGGGCGCTTTGGCTTTGGTGCCGCATAATCCGCGGGCATCCTGATAGTTGACCGGGTTGTTATGAACCATCAAGAACAAATTCATCCCGTCTCCATACCCTGCTGGATCAGGATTGATCCACCGTTGCAACCACGGCGCGTGATAGCGGAACCCATAATAATAAAGCCCTGTCGCATCCCGCTCCTTGCCGGAATAACGCACGGTTTTGTACTTGGCCTCGGTCGCGTTTCGACCTGCCCAACACGCCGTGCCACCATACGAGTAATACCATTCCAGGCTGATCAGGTTGGCATTCTGATCCAGTTCCAATGCACTGGATTTCAGGTGGTCGTTGAGGCTGTAACGCACCTGATCCTGAGTCATTTGATCGGGTGGTTCCGACACCCAGTGCGGCACCTGCACGCTGTTGCTGCCGGCGTTGGCGGTGATGACATGGAGTATTTCCCCGCTGCCGCTGTGACTGCGGACCTCTACACCGTGCAGGTAACGTACTTCACGAAGCACTGCTCG contains:
- the treS gene encoding maltose alpha-D-glucosyltransferase; this translates as MAKKPKAATFIKDPLWYKDAVIYQVHVKSFFDSNNDGIGDFPGLIAKLDYIADLGVNTIWLLPFYPSPRRDDGYDIAEYRGVHPDYGTMADAKRFISEAHKRGLRVITELVINHTSDQHAWFQRARKAKPGSAARDFYVWSDDDQKYDGTRIIFLDTEKSNWTWDPVAGQYFWHRFYSHQPDLNFDNPQVMKAVLSVMRYWLDMGIDGLRLDAIPYLIERDGTNNENLPETHDVLKQIRAEIDANYPDRMLLAEANQWPEDTQLYFGDTDTKGLNGDECHMAFHFPLMPRMYMALAQEDRFPITDILRQTPEIPANCQWAIFLRNHDELTLEMVTDKERDYLWNYYAADRRARINLGIRRRLAPLMERDRRRVELLNSLLLSMPGTPTLYYGDEIGMGDNIYLGDRDGVRTPMQWSIDRNGGFSRADPASLVLPPIMDPQYGYLSVNVETQAGDPHSLLNWTRRMLAVRKQSKAFGRGTLKMLSPSNRRILAYTREFTGADGKHEIILCVANVSRSAQAAELDLSAYVGMVPVEMLGGNAFPPIGQLNFLLTLAPYGFYWFVLAAENQMPSWHVEPAQSLPDFTTLVLKKRMEELLEAPSRGTLEQSILPSWLQNRRWFAGKDAAIDKVNLAYGVRFGDAQHPVLLSEIEVTSGDQTSRYQLPFGFIADDQVGPALPQQLALSRVRRGPQVGLITDAFSLEHFIRAVLSAMQDNTVLPSDGGEIRFEPTAALAGLGLTADSEVRYLSAEQSNSSVVVGKTMVLKLIRKIASGVHPELEMSAYLTNAGFANISPLLGSVVRRDAKGEDNLLMIAQGYLSNQGDAWEWTQNNLERALRDELADAMSEQEQHYNALGELKDFAAMLGQRLGEMHLVLAASTDDPDFAPHVTTQKDALASAKDVAAQLEHALKLLKQHQSELNPADKTLVSRLLDNKKAILAHVQELGKKAVGGLRIRVHGDLHLGQVLVIKGDAYLIDFEGEPARPLAERRGKHSPYKDVSGVLRSFDYAAAMTINVHNADQTSDVQAARQRVADRYLSEARQAFVDAYRLAAASLAHAWQDPEGEDAALALFGLEKAAYEVAYEAENRPTWLPVPLHGLYGLLSGLKPFSDLGGE
- the glgB gene encoding 1,4-alpha-glucan branching protein GlgB, which encodes MSFSNKEQGHAREALLPRSRDIDALVRAEHHDPFAILGPHGDGAGGQFIRAYLPDALSVQVLAKDSGEELGSLEATQTPGLFVGHFEHAQPYVLRTRWAGGEQVSEDPYSFGPLLGEMDLYLFAEGNHRDLSSCLGAQLKNVDGVDGVRFAVWAPNARRVSVVGDFNNWDGRRHPMRSRHPTGVWEVFIPRMQAGEAYKYEILGAHGILPLKADPMALATALPPDTASKVASPLSIEWQDHAWMQARVERSQPSAPLSIYELHAGSWQCELDDLGEVARQYTWHELGERLIPYVKDLGFTHIELMPIMEHPFGGSWGYQLLSQFAPSARYGSPDDFAAFVNACHLADIGVILDWVPAHFPTDVHGLAQFDGTALYEYGNPLEGFHQDWDTLIYNLGRTEVHGYMLASGLHWLKHFHVDGLRVDAVASMLYRDYSRKAGEWVPNRHGGRENLEAIDFLRHLNDVVNLEAPGALVIAEESTAWPGVSQSTQQGGLGFDYKWNMGWMHDSLHYIQQDPVYRAHHHNELSFGLVYAWSERFILPISHDEVVHGKHSLIDKMPGDRWQKFANLRAYLSFMWAHPGKKLLFMGCEFGQWREWDHDQQLDWYLLQYPEHQGVKTLVGDLNRLYREEPALHEQDDVPQGFQWLIGDDAINSVYAFLRWSKDGRPVLVVANFTPVPRQAYRIGVPFAGRWTEVINSDAATYAGSNYGNSGGTSTEEEASHGQALSLVLNLPPLAVLMLRPEG